From Eubalaena glacialis isolate mEubGla1 chromosome 5, mEubGla1.1.hap2.+ XY, whole genome shotgun sequence, one genomic window encodes:
- the LOC133091840 gene encoding uncharacterized protein LOC133091840 produces the protein MDLSQYHVSAVPPTTGDEVPLSVQAQVPASDTQGPTCPLSAQASPSARSRPSALPLWPHVPASSSPQLAFSTATSTSRVNWLRLEQLRTPQGDSSSVFSAAASSSKHGGSWLSAQDYSPPGEAPGTLIALEPSGGRGWTPPLVSSPELHRPSDLSGPQPPCRLHFGTRPPTPNSPARTSRPPAPNQTLPPPRGSSSRSRASAGPSSRGPAGVLASLRPSTPACWHHPVTRCCRRLTAGTVPPAPPPPGQLSIQPSVSLTLKSYDVPSPLRHPSGAHCPSHPLLGGLRGLREAASAPRPLQLLCACGPDSRGPSRPGLPPRRLCPRSFLCWRLWPADLGAAGFLVTQVVPQMYLCKEISPETPGTPCYLPRWSRHPLAALTARQDPKYSLNLLIASSLTLLLECTSRTLSVLSSAAPTAPGQVPAPGRCLANIFK, from the exons GTCTCTGCTGTCCCTCCCACCACGGGGGATGAAGTGCCCCTGTCCGTCCAGGCTCAGGTGCCTGCAAGTgacacccagggccccacctgcCCCCTCTCTGCCCAGGCCTCGCCCTCAGCACGCAGCAGGCCCAGCGCTCTCCCACTTTGGCCTCATGTCCCCGCGTCCAGCTCCCCACAGCTGGCCTTCTCCACTGCCACCTCCACCTCCCGTGTCAACTGGCTGCGGCTGGAACAGCTAAGGACACCACAAGG CGATTCCTCCTCAGTCTTCTCTGCCGCCGCCTCCTCTTCTAAACACGGGGGCTCCTGGCTAAGTGCTCAGGACTATTCTCCTCCCGGAGAGGCCCCAGGCACTCTAATTGCTCTAGAACCATCCGGAGGCCGAGGATGGACGCCCCCCCTGGTCTCCAGTCCTGAACTGCACCGACCTTCAGATTTGTCGGGGCCACAGCCTCCATGCCGTCTGCACTTCGGTACGAGGCCTCCCACACCGAATAGTCCAGCGCGGACCTCTcggccccctgcccccaaccagaccctccccccgccccggggCTCTTCCTCTCGGTCAAGGGCATCAGCAGGACCCAGCTCTCGAGGCCCAGCAGGGGTGCTGGCCTCCCTACgcccctccaccccagcctgCTGGCACCATCCTGTCACCCGCTGCTGCAGGCGACTGACTGCCGGGACTGtccctcccgccccgccccccccaggaCAGCTCTCCATCCAGCCCTCAGTGTCTCTGACACTCAAATCATATGACGTTCCCTCTCCCTTAAGACACCCCAGTGGGGCCCACTGCCCTTCCCATCCTCTCCTCGGAGGCCTACGAGGCCTTAGGGAGGCGGCCTCTGCCCCGCGGCCTCTACAGCTCCTCTGTGCCTGTGGCCCTGACTCGCGGGGCCCCAGCCGCCCTGGCCTCCCGCCGCGGAGGCTTTGCCCTCGCTCCTTCCTCTGCTGGAGGCTCTGGCCCGCTGATCTGGGCGCAGCCGGCTTTCTCGTCACCCAGGTTGTACCTCAGATGTACCTCTGCAAGGAGATTTCCCCTGAGACCCCAGGTACCCCCTGCTACCTCCCCCGCTGGTCACGTCACCCCTTGGCTGCCCTCACCGCTCGCCAGGACCCGAAATACTCATTGAACCTTTTGATTGCTTCTTCCCTGACCCTGCTCCTGGAATGTACCAGCAGGACCCTGTCTGTCCTGTCCTCTGCTGCACCCACAGCCCCTGGACAGGTCCCAGCTCCTGGGAGGTgcttggcaaatatttttaaatga